A window from Oreochromis aureus strain Israel breed Guangdong linkage group 16, ZZ_aureus, whole genome shotgun sequence encodes these proteins:
- the LOC116330523 gene encoding CD209 antigen-like protein C — protein MDEIYVNVKCPDPAPSTNHTGQMSSKRSFYLGVILCLSLLSVFLLVTLITLGLFYHNCLYDSAKQLSEMNNQLSSMGEERDVLNANLSAVSNNLSSITEERDLLNANLSAVSSQLSFMTKERDLLTEKTKELKRLLCLSNQNKTCPAGWSKFSCSCYLLSERSASWDEARKDCRDRGADLVVIDSPEDQTALSNIATTEAWIGLNDKEQEGTWKWLDGTPLTLIPAGNWEEDQPDNGGGSSHWGEEDCVHVRTDMKKSWNDRSCSTSFKWICEKTP, from the exons ATGGACGAAATATATGTCAATGTTAAATGTCCTGACCCAGCACCTTCTACAAATCACACAG gtcAAATGAGCTCTAAGAGGAGTTTCTATTTGGGGGTTATTCTCTGTCTGAGCCTGCTGAGTGTTTTCCTGCTGGTTACACTGATCACTCTTGGTTTATTTT ACCATAACTGCTTATATGATTCAGCTAAACAGTTGTCAGAAATGAATAACCAACTTTCCTCCATGGGTGAGGAGAGAGACGTTCTGAATGCAAATCTCTCTGCTGTGAGTAACAATCTTTCTTCCATCACTGAGGAGAGAGACCTTCTGAATGCTAATCTCTCTGCTGTGAGTAGCCAACTTTCTTTCATGACCAAGGAGAGAGACCTGCTGACTGAAAAGACCAAAGAGCTGAAAAGGCTGCTGTGTTTGTCCAATCAGA atAAAACATGCCCTGCAGGATGGAGCAAGTTCAGTTGTAGCTGCTATCTCCTCTCTGAAAGGTCTGCTTCCTGGGATGAAGCCAGAAAGGACTGCAGAGACAGAGGAGCAGATCTTGTGGTTATTGACAGCCCAGAGGATCAG ACTGCCCTCTCAAATATTGCTACAACAGAAGCTTGGATTGGTTTGAATGACAAAGAACAGGAGGGAACATGGAAATGGCTAGATGGAACTCCACTGACTCTCAT ACCTGCTGGGAACTGGGAAGAAGATCAACCTGATAATGGTGGTGGAAGTTCACACTGGGGTGAAGAGGACTGTGTACATGTCAGAACTGATATGAAGAAGTCTTGGAATGATCGCTCATGTTCAACTTCTTTTAAGTGGATCTGTGAAAAAACACCATAA